GCCTCGACCAACGGGGTGAACAGACTCAGCGTGCCGTCGTGATTGTCGGTGACTTCGATGATCCTGGCCAGCTGCGGGTAGTCGATGTGGCTGGCCGTGTTGATCTCCCAGAAGCTCTGCTTCGGGGTGGGGCCCTTGTGCGGGATCATCTCGTTGGTGTGAGTGTGCCCATTCACCCACGCGATCACGTTCGGCCGCTCCAGCAGTGCCGCGACGAGCGATGCGCCCGTATAGAGCTTCTCGCCGGGATGATTCGGATCCGGTAGGCCGATGTTCATGGTCCGCGAGGTGTGGTGGCTGAACAGAATCACCAGCTGGTCTGGGTGCGCGTCGATCTGTTCGAGAACGAACCGCAACTGACTCTCGTTGATCGAGCCGGCCGACAGGCCAAGATCGTTGGTGGTGTTCATCGCGATACCGAGCACCCCGGTTGCCACCTGGAAGGTGTACCAGGTGGGCCCATCTGGATCGGTAAATCCATGCCCGACCGGTCCGGGACCGGTGATGGCGGGCTCGAAGTGCCGACGAACGTACTGGCTCAACGTGAATGGCATGCGTCGTTGATCCACCGTTGCAGGCAGGAACGGGCCGCCGGACTTGAGCTGCAGCAGGATCGGGACGAGCTGCGAGGGATCGGCGCACAGCGCCTTGGCGATGGCGATCGCCGAGGGATCGCTATGCGGCAGATCGAATTTGATCGGCGAGGTGTACATCCAGTCCAGCAGACCGTTGGGAACGGTGCCGAGCAGCTGTTCATCGTGGTTGCCCACCACCGAGTACCAGGGCATGCGCAGGCCCGGGCTGACATGCCCGGAAATCGCAGCAGAGAGAAAACCCGGAATCTGCTGAAATCCCTTGCCCTTGTAGCTATCCCAATAGGGCGACTCGGCCAGCCAGTAATCCGACGAGCCGTGCGCCTGCACCCCTTCATAGCGATCCGGTGCACCGGTGTTGGGGAAGATCGACCCGCCCGACATCACCGTCAGAAACCAGTCGAGTTCGATCAGCTCTTTGTTGTCGGTGTTGTCCCCGGTGGAGACCAAGCAATCGAATGGTCGGCCGGTGAACGGCCCGCCGGGAAGCGCGTTGAGCTGCTTCACCAGCGAGACCGCACCCTGGGTGGTCAAGGTCTCGTGCGGCCGGTAAGCCGAGGAGATGAACGGGTGGACGAACTCGAACCGAGCCGGACTCTGCGCGTCGGTGAGGTGTAGATCGGTGACCTGGACGAACGCCGTCAACGCGGTGCGGGCCATCTCGCGCGCGGAGCCCGCGGTGGCCAGCTCTTGGCGGATGTACAACGGCCACCCGCTGCCGGCGACCAGCGGCCGATAGCCACCCGCTTGGGCCATGCCCGGCGTGCTGACCACATCCAAGGTGGTGCCGGTCGGATTCGACGCCAGCAGCGCCGCCGGTTCGGCATGCGCCACGCGGGAGCCCAAACCAGCGGCAGCGCCGACGGCAGCGGCCACTCCGGCCTGGAGGAAACTGCGACGGGACAGGCTCACTACACCGGCACCGGATTCATCGGCGGTCGCGACACGATAGAGCGCATGACGCGAGACGCTATGAAATCACCTAGAAAACAGCCACGGGAGTAATGGTTTTGTCTCAGGTTTGAGGCCCGCTCGGCCCCTTCCCGTTTCCAACCGGTGATTAACTACCGGCAGGTCCAGCCGGCGTCGGCCTGACCTCCGTCGGCTCACACCGGACGTGGATTCAACTCGGCCCGCGGGCCACGGAACGGTCTTCAACGCAACACTTCGGTCCACTATCGAGGTTCGACGTTCCATTTCACGCTACTAAGTTTCTAAGAATTCTCTGTCAATCATCCGGTTGAGGTCGCGATACACCGGGATTGTCCAGGCAAAACACGGGGCGACCTCGGATTTTGTTAGCGGCCAGTTCGCTTGCGCCTAACCTACTTTCAAGTAACCTTTCGTTGCCGTGGCAGTCGTCACGCTTACGTAACTAGGAGACCAATGCAACACCGTGCCCCCGCCCCCTGGGTCGCTGCAAGCGTCGCGCTCATCGGAGCCGGTGCAGTGGCCGCCACGACGGCCGTCGCTCCCCTGCCCGCCCGGCCGGCCCCGCACACCCATGCGGTGCAGCTGACGGCCAGCTGGGACGCCGTCTTGCAGACCGCCGAGGCCAACGCCACCGACATCTGGAACCACTTCTCCGCGGCGCCGTTCGCGGGCCTGCAGCAGCAGCTGGCCAACCAGATCGGCTACATCCAGGGCCTGGCCGACGGCTCGCTGACCTTCGCCGACGTCAGCACGGACATTCAGAATCACCTGACGGCCCTGTTCGGCGCACCGGCGACCGATGACACCGCAGCCGTCCCCGGCGCCCTGTTCGGACCGTTCCTTCCCGAGGGCGGTGCCACCGACACGCTGTACCAATCGCTGGATGACGTCGTCAAGGCCACCGACGGGCTGCTCGCCGGCATCATCGATCACAGCACCCTGTTCGGGATGCTCACAGATGCGACCGTCTTGCCGGGCATCGTCGAATCCCTCGGTCTGGACGAGAGTGCGGTGCCCCTGGTTGCGGCGGTGTTGAACTTCGCCGGTTCCCCGCTGAGCGGTGTTTTGATCGGGCAGATCAGCACCATGCTCAGCCCGGTGCTGCAGGTCAACGAGGACCTCACCAACATCTCCGCGGCGCTGACCGGTGGTGACCCGGACTGGGACGCCGCACTGCAGAATCTGACCGACATGCCGGCCAACATCGTCAATGCCTATCTCAACGGCTACGGCGAGGTCGACCTGATGCCGATCCTGGACCAGTTGGGGATCACCCTGCCCGCCCTGACCCTGCTCGACTTGCCCACATACATCACCGAGCTGAATCTGAACGTGGGCGGACTGCTCAGCTCGGGTGGCTCGATCTTCGACGTCATCGGTATGGGCGCCGGAACCGATGCGCTGGGCGAACCGATGGACCTCTTCAGCCTGCCGGGAGTCGCGGTCGGCCCGATCGCATCCATGGTGGAGTTCTCCCAGTCCATCGCGATGGCCCTCGGCTGGGACGGCAGCAGCGACATCCTGGACGGCCTGCTCTAAATCGCTCCACCTCTAGATTGCTCAACCGCACCGTGTGGCCCCCTCGGGGGTCACACGGTGCGGCTTTTTGGACCCGTGGTGGCTTTTCGTGACCGCTCGACGGCCTGTTCGACACCAGTTAGATCGCGCCATCGGGTCAGCACCAACCCGATCGGTTCTCACAGAAGTATTACTGACTCCGCCCGGACGCCTTAAATATCGGGCTTACCTTGGGTTTCAACGGGTCGAAAGCAGTGACTTACGCAGAACGTCACCGCAGCCGCATACTCGCCCGACGAGCGAAAAGGATGACCACGCAATGTTGATCGACTTTCGGTGGCTGCAGTTCATCTTCGACCACCGCGACCACCAGGGCTCGCGCCACCTTCCGCTGACTCGCCGCGCTACCGCCGGCTGAGGCAGCCAGGGACTACCCGCCGCAGGCGGCCAGCACCAATTCCCGCACCCGGGCGGCGTCGGCCTGACCCTTGGTGGCTTTCATGACCGCACCGACGATGGCGCCGGCGGCCTGCACCTTGCCACCCCGAATCTTCTCGGCCACATCGGGATTGGCAGCTAGGGCTTCGTCGATCGCCGCTTGGATAACCGAGTCGTCACGCACCACGACGAGGCCCCGGTCGGCCATCACCTGGGCGGGCTCCCCCTCGCCGGCGAGCACCCCTTCGACCACCTGCCGGGCCAGCTTGTTGGACAGCTCGCCCGATTCCACCAGAGCCACCACGGCAGCCACCTGCTCGGGCGTGATCGCCAGGGCATCGAGTTCGACACCGGCCTCGTTGGCCTTCTGCACCAGGAAGTTTCCCCACCAGGCCCGGGCCGCCTCGCTGGATGCTCCGGCCGACACGGTGGCGGACACCAACTCGACCGCTCCCGCGTTGACCAGGTCGCGCATCACCTCATCGGAGACGCCCCACTCGTCCTGAATCTTCTTGCGCGACAGCCACGGCAGCTCCGGGATGGTGCCGCGCAGCTGATCGACCCATTCCGCGCTCGGCGCCACCGGCTCCAGGTCCGGCTCGGGAAAGTAGCGGTAGTCCTCCGCGGTCTCTTTGGCTCGCCCCGGGCTGGTGTAGCCGGCTTCGTGGAAGTGCCGGGTCTCCTGAACGACGGTGCCGCCGCCGGTCAGCACCGCGCCTTGGCGTCGCATCTCGTAGCTCACCGCCACCTCGACACTCTTGAGCGAGTTAACGTTCTTGGTCTCGGTTCGGGTGCCGAATTCGGCTGCCCCGGTGGGCTTCAGCGACACGTTGGCGTCGCAGCGCATCGAACCCTGGTCCATCCGCACGTCCGAAACGTCCAAGGCCCGCAGCAGATCCCGCAGCGCCGTCACATAAGCCCGAGCGATCTGCGGTGCACGTTCAGCTGCCCCGGTGATCGGTTTGGTGACGATCTCGATCAGCGGCACGCCCGCCCGGTTGTAGTCGACCAGGGATTCGCTGGCGCCCTCGATGCGACCGGTGTCGCTGCCCACGTGGGTGAGCTTGCCGGTGTCCTCCTCCATGTGGGCGCGCTCGATGTCCACCCGCCATACCGACCCGTCTTCCAGCGGCACGTCCAGGTAACCGTTGAATGCGATCGGCTCGTCGTACTGGGAGATCTGGTAGTTCTTCGGCTGGTCGGGATAGAAGTAGTTCTTCCGGGCGAACCGGCACCAGGAGGCTATCTCGCAGTTCAGCGCCAGCCCGATCCGGATCGCCGATTCGACCGCGGCGGCATTGAGCACCGGCAGCGAACCGGGCAGTCCCAGACACACCGGGCACACCTGGGTGTTGGGTTCGGCACCGAACTCGGTCGAGCATCCGCAGAACATCTTGGTGGCCGTAGACAGCTCGACGTGCACTTCCAGGCCCAGCACGGGGTCGAAGCGGGCGATGACGTCGTCGTAATCGAGCAGTTCAGCGACAGCAGCGGTCATGGCGCAAAGTCTAGGTGACCCCCTCAACCAGACTTGGTCACACCGGCCAGTCCTCCATCCGGTAGGCGGCGTCGAAGAACATCCATTCATACCGGGCGGCGGTGTGGAAATGCCGGCGCATCAGCTCCCACTCCGCTGCCGGCAGATGTGTACCGATGCGGTCGGTGACGGCGAGCACCGCCTCGACCACCGCCTGATACTCCTGGCCCGCGTAGGTATCGATCCAGCGCTGGAACAGCGGCTCCGGTGAGCCGTGGCGCTGCAGGTGCTCGCCCACCCGGGCGTAGACCCAGTAGCAGGGCAGCACGGCGGCGACGGCCTCGGCGTAGGAACCGGATGCGGTGACCGCCAGCAGATAGCTGGTGTAGGCCTGGGTCGTCGGGGCGATCGGCAATGCGGCGGCAGCTTCGACGTCGAGCCCCAGATCCGCCAGCAGGCCGGCATGCAGCTCGGCCTCGGCGGTGATCGCCGCGCCGGCGTGCTCGGCGAACATCGTCAGCTCCGACTCGATCGGCGCCTTGGCCGCGCAGATCGCCAGTGCCCGCGCATAGCCGCGCAGGTAGTGCGCGTCCTGTACCAGGTAGTAGCGAAACTGGTTGCGCCCCAAGGTTCCCTTGGTCAACCCGGTGACGAACGGGTGCTCGCAGATCTGCCGGTAGATGCCGTCGATATGCGCCCACAACCGCTCACGGTTCCGCTCGGTCATACCTCACGGTAGGTGACACCGCCCTAGACTGTGCCCCATGCCCGACCGCAACGTACTGGGCGGCCCGCTGGAGCCGTGCGGCAGCGACCCGATCACCGGCTTCTACCGCGACGGCTGTTGCTCGTCAGGGCCCGAGGACATCGGGCTGCACACGATTTGCGCCGTCGTCACCGGCGAATTCCTGGAACACCAGCGCTCGATCGGCAACGACCTGTCCACGCCGATGCCGGCCTACCGGTTCCCTGGGCTGGTTCCAGGCGATCGCTGGTGCGTCACCGCGCTGAACTGGTTGCGCGCCCACCGCGACGGCTGCGCCGCACCCGTGGTGCTGGCCGCCACCCATGAACGCACCCTGGAAGTGGTCGCGCTGGAGGTACTGGCCGACTACGCCGTCGACGTGCCCGACGACCCGAGTGACCTGTGACCGATGATCGCCGACCGCCCTAACTACTGCTGCTGCTGGCGCCGCTTGACGTACAAGACGAATTCCTCGACCAACACACCGTCTTCGGGACAGTCGGCAATCACCGACCCTGCCAGCAGTCGCCCGGTCTGATCCTCCGGCAGACCGCTGGTCGCCAAGATGTGATCGACCGCGTGCCGGACTCCCGCCAGATTCGGCTGGTCGTTGATCAATGCGCAGACATCGCCACCGTGGTCGGTGACGTAATCGCCGATCAGGTCACCGCTGGCGTGGGCCGGTATCGACAGCACCAGCCCCATCGGCAGACCGCACAGCACCGCCGCAGACAACGCCATCTTCCCCATACCCCACCCCCAGCCTTTAGCCAATCAGGCAACACGAAGCACAACTTCACCATTGTGAGGCCATTTCGCCACGTTGTCACGCCACACGCGGGTCAGCCGAAGAACGCCGCCGCATCGTCGTAGCGGCTCTGCGGCACCACTTTGAGCTGTCGAACCGCGTCGGCCAACGCCACCCTGCCGATCTCCTGGCCACGCAGTGACACCATCATTCCGTATTCGCCGGCGTGGGCGGCATCCGCGGCGTTGACCCCGAATCGAGTCGCGAGCACGCGATCGTAGGCGGTCGGGGTGCCGCCACGCTGCACGTGGCCCAGCACCGTGGTGCGGACTTCCTTCTTGACGCGCCTTTCGATTTCGACAGCCAGCTGGGCGGCAACACCGGTGAACCGCTCGTGGCCGAACTCGTCGACGCCGCCGGCCCGTAGCTCCATGGAGCCGGCAGCGGGCTTGGCGCCTTCGGCGACGACGCAGATGAAGTGCGAGGACCCGTGCTGGAAGCGCTGCTTGACCAGCCGGCACACCTCTTCTACGTCGAAGGGTTGTTCGGGAATCAGCGTCATGTGGGCACCGGTGGCCAGGCCCGCGCTCAGCGCAATCCAGCCGGCGTGGCGACCCATCACCTCGACCAGCATCACCCGCTGGTGAGATTCGGCGGTGGAGTGCAGCCGGTCGATGGCGTCGGTGGCCACTTGCAGCGCGGTGTCGTGGCCGAACGTGACGTCGGTGCAGTCGATGTCGTTGTCGATGGTCTTGGGCACCCCGACCACCGGGACGTTCTCCTGCGACAACCAGTGCGCCGCAGTCAAGGTGCCCTCACCCCCGATCGGGATAAGCACGTCGATGCCGTTGTCATCGAGGGTCTGCTTCACCTGGTCCAGGCCGGCGCGCAACTTGTCGGGGTTCACCCGGGCGGTCCCGAGCATGGTGCCACCCTTGGCCAGCAGCCGGTCGTTGCGGTCGTCGTTGGCCAGCTGGATTCGCCGGTTCTCCAACAGGCCACGCCAGCCGTCTTGGAATCCGACCACCGTGGAGCCATAGCGGGCGTCGCAGGTGCGCACCACCGCCCTGATCACCGCGTTCAATCCGGGACAGTCGCCGCCGCCGGTGAGCACTCCGATCCGCATAGTGCCCATCTTGCCGGGTCGCCCACCCCGAGGCTGTAATTAGCGAGAGCTCCACTCGAACTTTTCCGCGCCAACGACAGGCTCGGCGAGTTACAGCGCGCTGGCCAGCTCCCCGCGGGCGGCTTCATAGGCCGCGCCCACCCGGTACAGCCGGTCATCGGCCAGCGCCGGCGCCATGATCTGCAGGCCTACCGGCAGCCCGTCGTCGCCGGAGAGCCCGGACGGCACCGACATGCCGCAGTGTCCGGCCAGGTTCAGCGGCAGCGTGCACAAGTCGAACAGGTACATCGCCAGCGGGTCGTCGACCTTCTCCCCCAGCCGGAACGCTGTGGTGGGCGTCGTCGGCGAGATCAGCACGTCCACCGACTTGTACGCCTCGTCCAGGTCGCGAGCGATCAGCGTGCGCACCTTCTGCGCCTGGTTGTAGTAGGCGTCGTAGTAGCCGGCCGACAGCGCGTAGGTGCCGAGCATGATGCGGCGCTTGACTTCCGGGCCGAAGCCGGCCGCGCGGGTCAGCGCCATCACTTCCTCGGCGCTGTGGGTGCCGTCGTCGCCGACCCGCAGCCCGAAGCGCATCGCGTCGAAGCGGGCGAGGTTGGACGACACCTCCGAGGGCAGGATCAGGTAGTAGGCGCTCAGCGAGTAGTCGAAGTGCGGGCAGTCCACTTCGGAGATCTGCGCGCCCAGCGCTTTCAACTGTTCGACGGCGGCGTTGAACGACGCCAACACACCCGGCTGGTAGCCCTCGCCGCTGTGCAGCTGACGCACCACCCCGATCCGCACCCCCGACAGATCACCGGTGGCCCCGGCGCGTGCGGCACCCACGACGTCGGGCACCGCTACGTCCAGGGAGGTGGAGTCGCGCGGGTCATACCCGGCGATCACCGAGTGCAGCAGCGCGGTGTCGGCCACGGTGCGTGCGCACGGCCCACCCTGGTCCAGCGACGACGCGCAGGCCACCAATCCGTAGCGACTCACGGTGCCGTAGGTGGGTTTGACGCCGACGGTCGCGGTCAACGCGGCCGGCTGGCGAATCGAGCCGCCGGTGTCGGTGCCGATGGCCAGCGGCGCCTGGAAGGCCGCCAGCGCCGCGGCACTGCCGCCGCCCGAGCCGCCCGGCACTCGCTCGACATCCCACGGGTTGCGGGTCGGACCGTAGGCGGAGTTCTCCGTGGAGGAGCCCATCGCGAACTCGTCCATGTTGGTCTTGCCCAGGATCGGGATGCCCGCTGCGCGCAGCCGCGCCGTGACGGTCGCGTCATAGGGGGCCCGCCAGCCTTCCAGGATCTTCGATCCGCAGGTGGTGGGCGCGTCGACGGTGGTGAACACGTCCTTGAGCGCCAACGGGACCCCGGCCAGCGCCGAGGGCGCCTCGCCGGCGGCGATCGCCTTGTCGGCGGCCTCCGCTGCGGCCAGGGCTTCGTCGGCACCGACGTGCAGGAAGGCTCCGTACCGGTCGTCGGTGGCCGCGATCTGGTCGAGGTGGGCGCGGGTGACCTCGACCGAGGACACCTCACGGGCGGCGATCTTGGTCGCCAGGGTGGCCGCGTCGGATCGGATCAGCTCACTCACTGGCTCTCCCCCAGGATCTGCGGGACCGCGAAGCGGTTCTCGGCGGCGCGCGGCGCGGCGGCCAGCGCCTCGGCCTGGCTCAACCCGGCGACAATCTCGTCCGGCCGGGTGACGTTGACGTCCTTGAGCGGGTTATCGGTCGCCTCGACGCCGGTGACGTCGACAGCCTGAATCGTGCTGACATGGGTCAGGATCGCATCGAGCTGGCCGGCAAAGCCGTCCAACTCGGCGTCGGTCAGCGCCAGCCGGGCCA
The window above is part of the Mycolicibacter sp. MU0102 genome. Proteins encoded here:
- a CDS encoding TIGR03767 family metallophosphoesterase encodes the protein MSLSRRSFLQAGVAAAVGAAAGLGSRVAHAEPAALLASNPTGTTLDVVSTPGMAQAGGYRPLVAGSGWPLYIRQELATAGSAREMARTALTAFVQVTDLHLTDAQSPARFEFVHPFISSAYRPHETLTTQGAVSLVKQLNALPGGPFTGRPFDCLVSTGDNTDNKELIELDWFLTVMSGGSIFPNTGAPDRYEGVQAHGSSDYWLAESPYWDSYKGKGFQQIPGFLSAAISGHVSPGLRMPWYSVVGNHDEQLLGTVPNGLLDWMYTSPIKFDLPHSDPSAIAIAKALCADPSQLVPILLQLKSGGPFLPATVDQRRMPFTLSQYVRRHFEPAITGPGPVGHGFTDPDGPTWYTFQVATGVLGIAMNTTNDLGLSAGSINESQLRFVLEQIDAHPDQLVILFSHHTSRTMNIGLPDPNHPGEKLYTGASLVAALLERPNVIAWVNGHTHTNEMIPHKGPTPKQSFWEINTASHIDYPQLARIIEVTDNHDGTLSLFTPLVEAQAPFTADPSDLSPTGLASLYRELSYNDLHRKDARLGAVADRNCELLLAHPLH
- the gjpA gene encoding outer membrane porin GjpA; the protein is MQHRAPAPWVAASVALIGAGAVAATTAVAPLPARPAPHTHAVQLTASWDAVLQTAEANATDIWNHFSAAPFAGLQQQLANQIGYIQGLADGSLTFADVSTDIQNHLTALFGAPATDDTAAVPGALFGPFLPEGGATDTLYQSLDDVVKATDGLLAGIIDHSTLFGMLTDATVLPGIVESLGLDESAVPLVAAVLNFAGSPLSGVLIGQISTMLSPVLQVNEDLTNISAALTGGDPDWDAALQNLTDMPANIVNAYLNGYGEVDLMPILDQLGITLPALTLLDLPTYITELNLNVGGLLSSGGSIFDVIGMGAGTDALGEPMDLFSLPGVAVGPIASMVEFSQSIAMALGWDGSSDILDGLL
- the gatB gene encoding Asp-tRNA(Asn)/Glu-tRNA(Gln) amidotransferase subunit GatB, whose product is MTAAVAELLDYDDVIARFDPVLGLEVHVELSTATKMFCGCSTEFGAEPNTQVCPVCLGLPGSLPVLNAAAVESAIRIGLALNCEIASWCRFARKNYFYPDQPKNYQISQYDEPIAFNGYLDVPLEDGSVWRVDIERAHMEEDTGKLTHVGSDTGRIEGASESLVDYNRAGVPLIEIVTKPITGAAERAPQIARAYVTALRDLLRALDVSDVRMDQGSMRCDANVSLKPTGAAEFGTRTETKNVNSLKSVEVAVSYEMRRQGAVLTGGGTVVQETRHFHEAGYTSPGRAKETAEDYRYFPEPDLEPVAPSAEWVDQLRGTIPELPWLSRKKIQDEWGVSDEVMRDLVNAGAVELVSATVSAGASSEAARAWWGNFLVQKANEAGVELDALAITPEQVAAVVALVESGELSNKLARQVVEGVLAGEGEPAQVMADRGLVVVRDDSVIQAAIDEALAANPDVAEKIRGGKVQAAGAIVGAVMKATKGQADAARVRELVLAACGG
- the tenA gene encoding thiaminase II, which gives rise to MTERNRERLWAHIDGIYRQICEHPFVTGLTKGTLGRNQFRYYLVQDAHYLRGYARALAICAAKAPIESELTMFAEHAGAAITAEAELHAGLLADLGLDVEAAAALPIAPTTQAYTSYLLAVTASGSYAEAVAAVLPCYWVYARVGEHLQRHGSPEPLFQRWIDTYAGQEYQAVVEAVLAVTDRIGTHLPAAEWELMRRHFHTAARYEWMFFDAAYRMEDWPV
- a CDS encoding DUF2237 family protein → MPDRNVLGGPLEPCGSDPITGFYRDGCCSSGPEDIGLHTICAVVTGEFLEHQRSIGNDLSTPMPAYRFPGLVPGDRWCVTALNWLRAHRDGCAAPVVLAATHERTLEVVALEVLADYAVDVPDDPSDL
- a CDS encoding ATP-dependent 6-phosphofructokinase; the protein is MRIGVLTGGGDCPGLNAVIRAVVRTCDARYGSTVVGFQDGWRGLLENRRIQLANDDRNDRLLAKGGTMLGTARVNPDKLRAGLDQVKQTLDDNGIDVLIPIGGEGTLTAAHWLSQENVPVVGVPKTIDNDIDCTDVTFGHDTALQVATDAIDRLHSTAESHQRVMLVEVMGRHAGWIALSAGLATGAHMTLIPEQPFDVEEVCRLVKQRFQHGSSHFICVVAEGAKPAAGSMELRAGGVDEFGHERFTGVAAQLAVEIERRVKKEVRTTVLGHVQRGGTPTAYDRVLATRFGVNAADAAHAGEYGMMVSLRGQEIGRVALADAVRQLKVVPQSRYDDAAAFFG
- the gatA gene encoding Asp-tRNA(Asn)/Glu-tRNA(Gln) amidotransferase subunit GatA, giving the protein MSELIRSDAATLATKIAAREVSSVEVTRAHLDQIAATDDRYGAFLHVGADEALAAAEAADKAIAAGEAPSALAGVPLALKDVFTTVDAPTTCGSKILEGWRAPYDATVTARLRAAGIPILGKTNMDEFAMGSSTENSAYGPTRNPWDVERVPGGSGGGSAAALAAFQAPLAIGTDTGGSIRQPAALTATVGVKPTYGTVSRYGLVACASSLDQGGPCARTVADTALLHSVIAGYDPRDSTSLDVAVPDVVGAARAGATGDLSGVRIGVVRQLHSGEGYQPGVLASFNAAVEQLKALGAQISEVDCPHFDYSLSAYYLILPSEVSSNLARFDAMRFGLRVGDDGTHSAEEVMALTRAAGFGPEVKRRIMLGTYALSAGYYDAYYNQAQKVRTLIARDLDEAYKSVDVLISPTTPTTAFRLGEKVDDPLAMYLFDLCTLPLNLAGHCGMSVPSGLSGDDGLPVGLQIMAPALADDRLYRVGAAYEAARGELASAL
- the gatC gene encoding Asp-tRNA(Asn)/Glu-tRNA(Gln) amidotransferase subunit GatC — its product is MSQISRDDVAHLARLARLALTDAELDGFAGQLDAILTHVSTIQAVDVTGVEATDNPLKDVNVTRPDEIVAGLSQAEALAAAPRAAENRFAVPQILGESQ